Proteins encoded by one window of Candidatus Cloacimonadota bacterium:
- a CDS encoding GntR family transcriptional regulator has translation MKFNENIPIYLQIKEEIEKAIITKSIKEEDKIQSIRTLAQQYRLNPQTISSAVSELINEGILYKKRGIGLFVNKGAQQELKKKKSAEFRKIELQKIIKKGKNLGIDKNEFFKVIEQIY, from the coding sequence ATGAAATTTAATGAAAATATTCCGATTTACCTCCAGATTAAGGAGGAGATCGAAAAAGCAATTATCACTAAATCCATCAAAGAAGAAGATAAAATCCAATCTATCAGAACACTTGCTCAACAGTATCGTTTGAATCCGCAGACGATTTCCAGTGCAGTCAGCGAGTTGATAAACGAAGGAATTCTCTATAAAAAGAGAGGAATCGGATTATTTGTAAATAAAGGTGCTCAGCAAGAATTGAAAAAGAAAAAAAGTGCTGAATTCCGTAAAATCGAACTCCAAAAAATAATCAAAAAAGGAAAAAATTTAGGAATCGATAAAAACGAATTTTTCAAAGTCATCGAGCAAATATAT